In Anseongella ginsenosidimutans, one genomic interval encodes:
- a CDS encoding rhomboid family intramembrane serine protease, with the protein MNYRPSFAPRMPVVVKNLLIINGLFFLATVMVDQTFMMNTFGAHYFDSQFFKVWQPITYMFMHGGFFHIFFNMYAVFLFGSAIESVWGPKRFLQYYIYTGLGALVIQMGVNAFEIYQLTGGFVTAPYTGGCEILADAYRCPDAFSLELFTLGNAPLVGASGAVFGLLLAFGMMFPNVELMMIFLPIPIKAKYFVILYGLIELFMGAARFEGDNVAHFAHIGGLVTGFILIKIWNTGKPKRFY; encoded by the coding sequence ATGAACTACAGACCCTCTTTCGCACCCCGCATGCCAGTAGTAGTAAAAAACCTGCTGATCATCAACGGCCTGTTCTTCCTTGCCACCGTGATGGTTGACCAAACCTTCATGATGAACACGTTCGGCGCCCATTATTTTGATTCTCAATTTTTTAAGGTATGGCAGCCCATCACGTACATGTTCATGCACGGCGGCTTCTTCCATATCTTTTTCAATATGTATGCTGTTTTCCTGTTCGGGAGCGCCATTGAAAGCGTATGGGGGCCCAAGCGTTTCCTCCAGTATTATATATACACAGGCCTTGGCGCGCTGGTCATCCAAATGGGAGTAAATGCTTTCGAGATCTACCAGCTTACGGGCGGGTTCGTGACCGCACCCTATACGGGGGGATGCGAAATTCTGGCGGACGCTTACCGCTGCCCGGACGCCTTCTCCCTTGAGTTGTTCACCCTTGGGAATGCTCCCCTGGTGGGCGCTTCCGGTGCGGTTTTCGGGCTGCTGCTCGCCTTTGGCATGATGTTCCCGAATGTGGAACTGATGATGATCTTTCTTCCCATCCCCATTAAAGCTAAATATTTTGTTATCTTGTATGGATTGATCGAACTATTTATGGGGGCCGCGCGTTTTGAGGGAGACAATGTGGCGCATTTTGCGCATATAGGCGGGCTGGTGACCGGGTTTATCCTGATTAAGATATGGAATACAGGTAAGCCGAAGCGATTTTATTAA
- a CDS encoding endonuclease/exonuclease/phosphatase family protein — MLGLIKEADPDIIAIQEFYTRPEGSFDIRDSLLNILGTSHYFVEVVKRNDFETRGLAIFSKYPIENKEAVHFAENKSYNSCIYADITVRGQKIRLFNLHLQSISFQPEDYRYLSKVKDKLEPDMSSSRRIGGRLKRAFVERAGQAETVARLIRESPYPVIVCGDFNDTPMSYAYQTIRNEGLQSAFSKKGSGYSITYAGAFPNFQIDHILCDEDSFEVLNYKIMKKKLSDHYPITSALKLKPEKKSLNLEL, encoded by the coding sequence ATGCTGGGCCTCATTAAAGAAGCCGATCCGGATATCATTGCCATCCAGGAATTTTATACCCGTCCGGAAGGTTCCTTTGATATACGCGATAGTTTATTAAACATCCTTGGAACCAGCCATTATTTTGTGGAAGTGGTGAAAAGAAATGATTTTGAGACCAGGGGCCTCGCCATCTTCTCCAAGTATCCCATTGAAAATAAGGAGGCCGTTCATTTTGCAGAGAATAAAAGTTACAATTCCTGCATCTACGCGGACATCACCGTAAGGGGTCAAAAGATACGCCTGTTTAACCTCCATCTTCAGTCTATTAGTTTTCAGCCCGAAGATTACCGGTATCTTTCAAAGGTAAAGGACAAGCTGGAACCGGACATGAGTTCTTCACGCAGGATAGGGGGACGCCTCAAAAGAGCTTTTGTAGAACGCGCCGGCCAGGCGGAAACCGTGGCCCGTCTAATCCGCGAAAGCCCTTACCCGGTAATTGTTTGCGGAGATTTTAACGATACCCCTATGTCATACGCTTATCAAACCATTCGCAATGAGGGTTTGCAAAGCGCCTTCAGCAAAAAAGGCAGCGGCTATTCCATTACTTACGCAGGTGCTTTCCCCAATTTTCAAATAGATCATATTTTATGCGATGAGGATTCTTTCGAGGTACTCAATTACAAGATCATGAAAAAGAAATTATCCGACCATTATCCCATTACCAGCGCTCTGAAACTAAAACCCGAAAAAAAATCTTTGAACCTTGAACTTTGA
- the lpdA gene encoding dihydrolipoyl dehydrogenase produces MQYDVVVIGSGPGGYVAAIRCAQLGMKTAVVERYPSYGGTCLNVGCIPSKALLDSSEHYHNLEKNFKTHGIEASGVKLDFGRMIARKEEVVKQSTDGIAYLFRKNKIDAFQGHGSFVDKNTISIKGEDGKEKTIQAKKVIIATGSKPSSLPFLKIDKKRIITSTEALTLKEVPKNLILIGGGIIGLELGSVYARLGANVTVVEYLDTIIPTMDKQLGKELLKSLKKLGINFLLSHKVTGASVKGKTVTLTADDPKGNKVELKGDYCLVAVGRSAYTRDLGLEKIGIQPEEKTGKVPVNEHLETSVEGVYAIGDVIKGAMLAHKAEDEGVYVAERMAGQKPHINYNLIPGVVYTWPEVASVGKTEEELKEAGVPYKQGSFPFKASGRARASMDLDGFIKVLAHKETDELLGVHMIGPRAADMIAEAVTAMEFRASAEDIARICHAHPTYTEVFREACLAATDNRPIHI; encoded by the coding sequence ATGCAATACGATGTTGTAGTTATCGGTTCAGGCCCCGGGGGCTATGTGGCGGCTATCCGCTGTGCGCAACTGGGTATGAAAACTGCTGTTGTAGAACGCTACCCGTCTTACGGCGGTACCTGCCTGAACGTGGGCTGCATCCCTTCCAAAGCTTTGCTTGATTCGTCGGAACATTACCACAATCTGGAAAAGAATTTTAAGACGCATGGTATTGAAGCCAGCGGAGTAAAGCTTGATTTTGGCCGCATGATCGCCCGGAAGGAAGAAGTAGTAAAGCAAAGTACCGATGGGATCGCTTACCTGTTCCGGAAAAATAAAATTGATGCTTTCCAGGGCCACGGATCCTTCGTTGACAAGAACACCATCAGTATTAAAGGTGAGGACGGAAAGGAAAAAACTATCCAGGCGAAAAAGGTGATCATTGCTACCGGGTCAAAACCTTCTTCCCTGCCTTTTCTCAAAATTGATAAAAAACGCATTATTACCTCTACGGAAGCGCTCACCTTAAAGGAAGTTCCCAAGAACCTGATCCTGATAGGCGGAGGCATCATCGGGCTGGAGCTGGGCTCTGTTTACGCCCGGCTTGGCGCCAATGTAACCGTTGTGGAATACCTGGATACGATCATTCCTACCATGGACAAGCAGCTGGGCAAGGAATTGCTGAAAAGCCTGAAAAAACTGGGAATCAATTTCCTTCTGAGCCATAAGGTGACCGGCGCCTCTGTCAAAGGAAAAACGGTCACCCTCACCGCTGACGATCCCAAGGGGAACAAAGTGGAACTGAAAGGAGATTACTGCCTGGTTGCGGTGGGGCGTTCCGCCTATACCCGGGACCTTGGCCTGGAGAAAATCGGGATCCAGCCGGAAGAGAAAACGGGGAAGGTACCGGTGAACGAGCATCTTGAAACATCGGTGGAAGGCGTTTACGCTATTGGCGACGTGATCAAGGGCGCTATGCTGGCCCACAAGGCAGAGGATGAAGGGGTTTATGTTGCCGAAAGGATGGCCGGCCAGAAACCGCATATAAATTATAACCTTATTCCGGGCGTTGTTTATACCTGGCCGGAAGTAGCCTCGGTTGGAAAAACAGAGGAAGAACTTAAAGAGGCAGGCGTACCCTATAAGCAAGGTTCCTTCCCGTTCAAGGCCAGCGGCCGGGCGCGCGCAAGTATGGACCTGGATGGTTTCATTAAAGTACTTGCTCACAAGGAAACTGACGAACTGCTGGGTGTGCATATGATCGGCCCCCGCGCTGCGGACATGATCGCAGAGGCCGTTACCGCCATGGAATTCCGGGCGTCGGCCGAAGATATTGCCCGCATCTGTCATGCCCATCCCACTTATACTGAAGTTTTCCGGGAAGCTTGCCTGGCGGCAACGGACAACCGGCCCATACATATTTAA
- the cysS gene encoding cysteine--tRNA ligase, translated as MMQPLTIYNSLSRQKELFKPIKSPFVGLYVCGPTVYSDVHLGNCRTFISFDLLFRYLQHIGYKVRYVRNITDAGHLEGDTDDGEDKISKKAKLEQLEPMEVVQKYTVDFHEVMRTFNVLPPSIEPAATAHIIEQIEMIRQIMTKGYAYEVNGTVYFDVEKYNQQQNYGILSGRKLEDLLENTRELGGQDEKKGRLDFALWIRAEGKHLMQWPSPWGMGFPGWHLECSAMSNKYLGEKFDIHGGGIDLIPTHHTNEIAQNVACCDENPANYWIHTNMLTVNGQKMSKSLGNSFLPHELFKGTHPLLNKGYSPMTVRFFMLQAHYRSTLDFSNQALEAAEKGLRRLMAAAALLDRIQPGNNSNYDIPALEERCYAAMNDDFNSPVAIAELFDAARVINSINDGKESITAADLERLKKIYKLFLFDIFGLQEEQQTEEGLDESIRILIDLRKEARERKDFATADMIRNRLLEAGFLLHDGKEGTNWSRA; from the coding sequence ATAATGCAACCATTAACCATCTATAACTCGCTAAGCAGGCAAAAAGAACTGTTTAAACCCATAAAAAGCCCTTTCGTGGGGCTTTACGTATGCGGCCCTACCGTTTACAGCGATGTTCACCTGGGCAATTGCCGGACATTCATTTCCTTCGATCTCCTGTTCCGGTACCTGCAGCATATTGGCTACAAAGTCCGGTACGTCAGGAATATAACCGATGCCGGGCACCTGGAGGGCGACACGGACGACGGCGAAGATAAAATTTCCAAAAAGGCTAAGCTGGAGCAGCTTGAACCTATGGAAGTAGTCCAGAAATATACGGTAGACTTTCATGAAGTAATGCGGACGTTTAACGTCCTTCCGCCAAGCATAGAACCGGCGGCAACCGCCCATATCATTGAACAAATTGAGATGATCAGGCAGATCATGACGAAAGGCTATGCATACGAAGTCAACGGCACCGTTTACTTTGACGTAGAAAAATACAATCAACAGCAGAACTACGGTATCCTCAGCGGGCGAAAACTGGAAGACCTGCTGGAAAACACCCGGGAACTTGGCGGTCAGGATGAAAAAAAAGGCCGCCTCGATTTCGCCTTGTGGATCAGGGCAGAAGGAAAGCACCTGATGCAATGGCCGTCGCCCTGGGGAATGGGCTTCCCGGGCTGGCACCTGGAATGTTCGGCCATGAGCAATAAATACCTTGGCGAGAAATTCGATATACACGGCGGGGGAATTGACCTGATCCCTACCCACCATACGAATGAGATCGCGCAGAATGTCGCTTGCTGTGACGAAAACCCGGCCAATTATTGGATACACACCAATATGCTCACGGTGAACGGGCAAAAAATGTCGAAATCGCTGGGAAACAGCTTTCTGCCTCATGAACTGTTCAAAGGCACCCATCCCCTGCTAAACAAGGGCTACAGCCCGATGACTGTCCGTTTTTTCATGCTTCAGGCCCATTACCGCAGCACGCTTGATTTTTCAAATCAGGCGTTGGAAGCCGCCGAAAAAGGATTGCGCCGCCTGATGGCCGCCGCCGCCCTGCTGGACCGGATTCAGCCGGGAAACAACTCCAATTACGATATCCCGGCACTGGAGGAACGCTGTTACGCTGCGATGAACGACGATTTTAACAGTCCCGTAGCCATAGCCGAGCTGTTCGACGCAGCCCGTGTCATCAATTCCATAAATGACGGCAAAGAAAGTATTACCGCCGCCGACCTGGAGCGGTTAAAGAAAATATACAAACTGTTTCTCTTTGATATATTCGGATTACAGGAAGAACAGCAGACGGAAGAAGGCCTTGACGAAAGTATCCGGATCCTGATCGACCTCCGCAAAGAAGCCCGGGAGAGAAAGGATTTCGCTACGGCGGATATGATCCGGAACCGCTTACTGGAAGCAGGCTTCCTCCTTCATGACGGTAAGGAGGGCACGAACTGGAGCAGGGCCTGA
- a CDS encoding sigma-70 family RNA polymerase sigma factor, with the protein MTKTEFNTLVLHQTGSLKMYALNFTRDTEDANDLVQDTLLKAITYYDKFKEGTNLKGWLYTIMKNTFINNYRRVVKMNSLVTKSDEIPSSSLLHSATRNGAEGKFVMKDINDALESLPAEYYVPFTKYYTGFKYHEIAEELDIPIGTVKTRIHVARKLLKKKLKDYDQVHREVLIEEAA; encoded by the coding sequence ATGACAAAGACAGAATTCAATACGTTGGTGCTTCATCAGACAGGTTCTCTGAAAATGTACGCACTTAATTTTACAAGGGATACCGAAGATGCCAACGACCTGGTTCAGGATACCTTGTTAAAGGCGATCACTTATTACGATAAGTTTAAAGAAGGGACTAACCTCAAAGGCTGGTTATACACGATCATGAAGAATACCTTCATTAATAACTACCGGCGGGTGGTGAAGATGAATTCCCTGGTTACCAAATCGGATGAAATTCCTTCTTCCAGCCTGCTGCACAGCGCTACGAGGAACGGCGCAGAAGGTAAGTTCGTAATGAAAGATATTAACGATGCGCTGGAAAGCCTTCCGGCCGAATATTACGTACCCTTCACTAAATACTATACAGGGTTCAAATACCATGAGATTGCCGAGGAACTTGATATTCCTATCGGCACAGTAAAAACCCGAATCCACGTGGCCCGGAAATTGCTTAAAAAGAAGTTAAAGGACTACGATCAGGTACACCGGGAAGTACTTATAGAAGAAGCTGCTTAA
- a CDS encoding rhomboid family protein — protein MSFLSELKQNIRQSGKVTYEFIAVNVGLFLLFNILFIFERLLFRTGILADFYHDYLFLPGSLDVLITRPWTIITYMFLHAGLFHILFNMLFLFWFGLLLEEYLGRKKIISLYFLGGITGGLLYIISYNIFPYLRDQLEFAFLVGASASVMAILVACATLLPDYTFFLLLLGPVKLKYIALVLVIFDFLSIAGSNPGGMIAHLGGALFGFVFIKQLRKGNDWSQPFIKVVGGLGSVFKRRPPLKVKYSNKDRKNSSPRPVSQQDEIDAILDKISKSGYESLTAEEKNKLFRASGKD, from the coding sequence ATGAGCTTTTTGAGTGAGCTAAAGCAAAACATCCGGCAATCGGGGAAGGTAACCTACGAGTTTATCGCGGTAAACGTGGGGCTTTTCCTCCTCTTTAATATCCTGTTTATTTTTGAGCGGCTGCTCTTCCGTACGGGCATCCTGGCCGATTTTTATCATGACTACCTCTTCCTTCCCGGTTCCCTGGACGTTTTGATTACCCGTCCCTGGACCATTATTACTTATATGTTTCTGCACGCCGGGCTCTTCCATATTCTTTTTAATATGCTGTTCCTGTTCTGGTTCGGGCTTTTGCTGGAAGAATACCTGGGCCGTAAAAAGATCATCAGCTTGTATTTCCTGGGAGGGATTACCGGGGGACTGCTTTATATAATCAGTTATAATATCTTTCCGTACCTGCGGGACCAGCTTGAATTTGCTTTTCTCGTGGGCGCCTCGGCCAGCGTGATGGCCATCCTGGTGGCCTGCGCCACCCTCCTGCCGGACTATACGTTTTTCCTGCTGTTGCTTGGCCCTGTCAAACTGAAGTATATTGCCCTGGTGCTGGTTATTTTTGACTTTTTAAGCATTGCCGGCTCCAATCCCGGCGGAATGATCGCCCACCTGGGAGGCGCCTTGTTTGGCTTCGTATTTATAAAGCAACTCCGGAAAGGGAACGATTGGTCGCAGCCCTTCATTAAGGTCGTTGGGGGCTTGGGGTCTGTTTTTAAGCGCAGGCCACCTCTGAAGGTAAAATACAGCAATAAGGACCGGAAAAACAGCTCTCCCAGGCCTGTCAGCCAGCAGGACGAAATTGACGCCATACTGGACAAAATATCCAAATCGGGTTATGAAAGCCTGACTGCGGAAGAAAAAAATAAATTATTCAGGGCAAGCGGCAAAGATTAA
- the murB gene encoding UDP-N-acetylmuramate dehydrogenase, producing MVFQENKSLREYNTFAVPAVAHRFIEINRKEDLPALFSAKDLLKLPLLVLGGGSNLLFTGDYQGTVLKMNIQGVSAEQKQELVFVEAGAGVPWNSLVIYCVDRGYAGIENLSLIPGSAGAAPIQNIGAYGVELKDVFDSLEAFDTQTGEFRRFNREECEFAYRESVFKTKYRGRFIVTSIRLKLSTVFHPNISYGAIETELQKRDIREPSLKDISQVVADIRVAKLPDPQTIGNAGSFFKNPIINSDEFERLRKKFPDVVNFSMSEGRVKVAAGWLIEQCGWKGKKVGHTGTWKNQALVLVNHGSASGKEIYDFSEQIIGSVYDKFCVILEREVNII from the coding sequence ATGGTCTTCCAGGAGAATAAGTCACTGCGGGAATACAATACCTTTGCTGTTCCTGCTGTTGCGCATCGGTTTATAGAAATTAACCGGAAAGAGGACCTGCCCGCTTTGTTTTCCGCGAAAGATCTGCTGAAACTCCCTCTGCTGGTACTCGGCGGGGGAAGCAATCTCCTGTTCACCGGCGATTACCAGGGGACTGTCCTGAAAATGAACATACAGGGCGTCTCGGCAGAGCAAAAGCAGGAACTGGTTTTTGTAGAAGCCGGGGCGGGTGTGCCCTGGAACAGCCTGGTTATTTATTGCGTAGACCGTGGCTACGCAGGTATCGAAAACCTTAGTTTGATTCCGGGTTCCGCAGGTGCGGCCCCTATCCAGAATATCGGCGCTTACGGCGTGGAACTCAAAGACGTATTTGATTCGCTCGAAGCCTTTGATACCCAAACAGGAGAATTCAGGCGTTTTAACAGGGAAGAATGCGAATTCGCCTACCGGGAAAGCGTATTTAAAACCAAGTATCGCGGCCGTTTCATCGTGACTTCCATCCGGTTAAAATTGTCGACAGTCTTTCATCCCAACATTTCCTACGGGGCAATAGAAACTGAACTTCAGAAAAGGGATATCAGGGAACCAAGCCTTAAAGATATCAGCCAGGTGGTTGCTGACATCCGGGTTGCCAAACTGCCAGATCCGCAAACCATTGGGAATGCCGGCAGTTTTTTTAAGAACCCGATCATCAACAGTGACGAATTTGAGCGCCTGAGGAAGAAATTCCCGGATGTGGTTAATTTTTCCATGTCCGAAGGCCGTGTCAAAGTGGCAGCCGGCTGGCTGATCGAGCAATGCGGATGGAAAGGGAAAAAAGTAGGTCATACAGGCACCTGGAAAAACCAGGCATTAGTCCTGGTGAACCATGGAAGCGCTTCCGGAAAGGAAATTTATGACTTCTCCGAACAGATCATCGGCTCGGTTTATGACAAATTTTGCGTGATACTGGAACGTGAAGTTAATATCATCTGA
- a CDS encoding Gfo/Idh/MocA family protein, whose translation MKGKNTDNGSGFSRRNFIKGGAAAAAGFMIVPRHVLGRGFTAPSDKLVVAGIGAGGKGESDINNFYKSGNAEIAFLCDVDDRQAAASRKRFPKAEYIHDWRELLDKHAKKFDAVSVSTPDHNHAIIALAAMQLGKHVYVQKPLTHDIYEARILTEAAKKYKVVTQMGDQGASNDGVRELKEWFEAGIIGDVHTVHCWTDRPVWPQGIPWPSQKAEVPKELNWDLWLGTAPYKDYIENLVPFNWRGWWDYGTGALGDMGCHIIGPVFKVLELGYPTEVNCSVSTIYEGIFKRANYPDSGPVSSSVHFKYKGKDGKDIELNWMDGGIQPERPEELGPNEIMGDGGNGAIFVGTKGKMMCDTYGRNARLLPTSRTEQVKVAEKYKRVEGGSEGHYAQWVNACIAGHGNMEVSSPFEGYAGPLTECILMGNLAIRSFDHPVPNKDGDGHSFPGRGITLQWDGPNMKVTNFDAANQFVKREYREGWSLAKV comes from the coding sequence ATGAAAGGAAAGAATACGGATAATGGCTCCGGATTTAGCAGGAGGAATTTTATAAAAGGAGGCGCGGCTGCGGCCGCCGGGTTCATGATCGTACCACGACATGTACTCGGCCGCGGCTTTACTGCTCCGAGTGATAAGCTGGTAGTTGCAGGGATCGGCGCAGGCGGAAAGGGAGAAAGCGATATTAATAATTTTTATAAGAGCGGCAACGCGGAGATCGCATTCCTTTGCGACGTGGACGACCGGCAGGCAGCCGCGTCCCGAAAACGCTTTCCTAAAGCGGAGTACATTCATGACTGGAGGGAACTGCTCGACAAGCACGCGAAGAAGTTCGATGCTGTGTCTGTTTCCACTCCTGACCATAACCATGCAATTATAGCCCTGGCGGCAATGCAATTGGGCAAGCATGTTTACGTGCAAAAGCCGCTTACGCATGATATATATGAAGCGCGGATATTAACCGAAGCTGCGAAGAAATACAAGGTGGTGACCCAGATGGGTGACCAGGGGGCTTCCAATGACGGCGTTCGTGAATTAAAAGAATGGTTTGAAGCCGGAATTATCGGCGATGTACATACTGTTCATTGCTGGACCGACCGGCCGGTATGGCCCCAGGGAATTCCATGGCCTTCGCAGAAAGCGGAAGTGCCTAAAGAACTGAACTGGGATCTTTGGTTGGGAACGGCTCCCTATAAGGATTATATTGAAAACCTGGTGCCTTTTAACTGGCGCGGCTGGTGGGATTATGGTACAGGTGCTTTAGGCGACATGGGCTGTCATATTATCGGCCCTGTGTTCAAGGTGCTTGAGCTGGGCTATCCTACGGAAGTGAATTGCAGTGTGAGTACCATCTATGAAGGAATATTTAAAAGGGCCAATTATCCGGATAGCGGGCCTGTGTCTTCTTCCGTGCATTTTAAGTATAAGGGAAAAGACGGCAAGGATATCGAACTCAACTGGATGGACGGCGGCATTCAGCCGGAACGGCCGGAGGAACTGGGACCGAATGAAATAATGGGTGACGGCGGAAACGGCGCTATTTTCGTTGGAACAAAAGGGAAAATGATGTGCGATACCTACGGAAGGAACGCACGCCTGCTCCCTACATCCCGTACGGAACAAGTGAAGGTGGCCGAAAAATACAAGCGGGTGGAAGGCGGCTCAGAGGGCCATTATGCCCAATGGGTAAATGCATGCATTGCCGGACACGGCAACATGGAAGTCAGCTCTCCTTTTGAGGGATATGCAGGCCCGCTTACGGAATGCATCCTGATGGGGAACCTCGCTATCCGCAGTTTTGACCACCCGGTGCCCAATAAGGACGGAGACGGCCATAGCTTCCCGGGACGGGGCATTACCCTGCAATGGGATGGTCCTAACATGAAGGTAACCAATTTTGATGCGGCTAACCAGTTTGTAAAGCGCGAATACCGCGAGGGCTGGTCGCTGGCAAAAGTATAA
- a CDS encoding PfkB family carbohydrate kinase, with protein MSLVIIGSVAFDSIETPFGKTGKIVGGAAAYASLAASYFSKEVKIVAVVGDDFPREDIEDFHRHGITTEGLQVKEGEKSFFWAGKYQQDLNTRDTLVTELNVLADFDPVIPESYQDCRHLLLGNLTPSVQRTVIKRLRKRPELIVLDTMNFWMDTALDDLLDVLKMVDLLTINDEEARQLAGEYSLLKAARKIMKMGPRTLVIKKGEHGALLFQENKVFSAPALPLEEVFDPTGAGDVFAGGFTGYLAKTGDISFENMKTAVIYGSAMASFCVEKFGTERIKNLSPGEINARVNQLAELSSFSVSSF; from the coding sequence ATGAGTTTAGTAATAATAGGCAGCGTTGCCTTCGATAGTATAGAAACACCCTTTGGAAAAACAGGTAAGATCGTCGGCGGAGCCGCAGCCTATGCAAGCCTGGCTGCTTCGTATTTTTCAAAAGAAGTAAAGATCGTGGCTGTTGTCGGAGACGATTTCCCCCGGGAAGACATTGAAGATTTCCACCGTCATGGAATCACAACGGAGGGCCTCCAGGTAAAGGAAGGAGAAAAATCCTTCTTCTGGGCCGGAAAATACCAGCAAGACCTGAACACCCGCGATACCCTGGTTACTGAACTGAATGTGCTGGCTGACTTTGACCCGGTTATCCCGGAAAGCTACCAGGATTGCCGGCACCTCCTGCTGGGAAACCTCACCCCTTCCGTGCAGCGCACGGTCATAAAAAGGCTCCGCAAACGACCGGAGCTGATCGTACTCGATACTATGAATTTCTGGATGGATACCGCGCTCGACGACCTCCTGGACGTCCTGAAAATGGTAGACCTCCTCACCATCAACGATGAAGAAGCACGTCAGCTGGCCGGCGAATACTCCCTGCTGAAAGCTGCACGCAAGATCATGAAAATGGGCCCGCGTACCCTTGTCATAAAGAAAGGCGAACACGGCGCCCTGCTCTTCCAGGAAAACAAGGTTTTCTCCGCGCCAGCTCTCCCCCTGGAAGAAGTATTCGACCCCACGGGGGCCGGGGACGTTTTTGCCGGCGGATTTACCGGTTACCTGGCAAAAACCGGCGACATTTCCTTCGAAAACATGAAAACGGCGGTAATTTATGGTTCAGCGATGGCCTCCTTCTGCGTAGAAAAATTTGGCACGGAACGAATTAAGAACCTTAGCCCCGGAGAAATAAACGCCCGCGTAAACCAGCTCGCAGAATTATCCAGCTTCTCCGTTTCGAGCTTTTAG
- a CDS encoding cytochrome b5 domain-containing protein — MPLSLKELPVYTRSQLALRNGQDKPQVWVAFRGIIYDVSGSTLWRTGQHYEHWAGQDLTGEMEDAPHGEWVFDGFEKVGQLL; from the coding sequence ATGCCATTATCATTAAAGGAGCTTCCGGTTTATACGCGTTCGCAGCTTGCTTTGCGAAATGGGCAGGATAAGCCGCAGGTATGGGTTGCGTTTCGCGGGATTATTTATGATGTCAGCGGGAGTACACTTTGGAGGACCGGACAGCATTATGAACATTGGGCGGGGCAGGACCTTACCGGTGAGATGGAAGACGCTCCTCACGGAGAGTGGGTCTTTGATGGCTTTGAAAAGGTGGGACAGCTCCTTTGA
- a CDS encoding DUF4870 domain-containing protein, producing MSDQTPPPWNSVNSDDRLFAVFAHLGTIIASFLVPLIIWLVKKDDSAFVDHHGKEALNFQITIFLGYIAGGLLAPFLIGIPILFACWILSLVCAIMAAIKANEGKPYRYPISWRIIK from the coding sequence ATGTCAGATCAAACTCCGCCCCCCTGGAATTCCGTTAACAGCGATGACCGCCTTTTTGCCGTTTTCGCCCATCTGGGTACTATTATAGCCAGTTTCCTGGTACCGCTTATCATTTGGCTGGTAAAAAAAGATGACTCGGCATTTGTGGACCACCACGGAAAGGAAGCCCTGAATTTCCAGATCACTATTTTCCTGGGTTATATAGCCGGCGGGCTCCTGGCGCCCTTTTTAATTGGCATACCTATCCTTTTCGCCTGCTGGATACTGAGCCTGGTATGCGCGATCATGGCCGCTATCAAAGCCAATGAAGGCAAGCCCTACCGCTATCCCATCAGCTGGAGGATCATTAAATAA